A region from the Hypericibacter adhaerens genome encodes:
- the bluB gene encoding 5,6-dimethylbenzimidazole synthase — protein sequence MTAPNDSPEPSPPAFDETFRAQLAALFAWRRDVRRFRRDPLPPALIERLLDLAVLAPSVGNAQPWRFVSVETPERRAAIIRDFEQANAAAARLYRDEQAALYARLKLEGLKTAPTHLAVFCDETVSQGAGLGRQTMPETLRYSVVGAIQTLWLAARAHGVGMGWVSILHPETINATLDLPAHWVLVAYLCLGYPEEEHLDPELERHGWQARTGEGRRLLRR from the coding sequence ATGACGGCCCCGAACGACAGCCCCGAGCCTTCCCCTCCGGCGTTCGACGAGACGTTCCGGGCGCAACTCGCCGCGCTCTTCGCCTGGCGGCGCGATGTGCGGCGCTTCCGCCGCGACCCGCTGCCGCCGGCCCTGATCGAGCGGCTGCTGGATCTCGCGGTGCTCGCCCCCTCGGTCGGCAACGCGCAGCCCTGGCGCTTCGTCTCGGTCGAGACGCCCGAGCGCCGCGCCGCCATCATCCGGGATTTCGAGCAGGCCAATGCGGCGGCGGCGCGGCTCTATCGCGACGAGCAGGCGGCGCTCTATGCCAGGCTCAAGCTCGAGGGGCTGAAGACGGCGCCCACCCATCTCGCCGTCTTCTGCGACGAGACGGTGTCGCAGGGCGCCGGCCTCGGCCGCCAGACCATGCCCGAGACGCTGCGCTATTCCGTGGTGGGCGCGATCCAGACCCTGTGGCTCGCCGCCCGCGCGCACGGTGTCGGCATGGGCTGGGTCTCGATCCTCCATCCCGAGACGATCAACGCGACGCTCGATCTCCCCGCCCATTGGGTGCTCGTCGCCTATCTCTGCCTCGGCTATCCGGAGGAGGAGCATCTCGACCCCGAGCTCGAGCGCCATGGCTGGCAGGCGCGCACGGGCGAGGGGCGGAGGCTGCTGAGGCGATAG
- a CDS encoding MFS transporter, producing the protein MAASPLDAAASGPQAIVSEAGAGGARMPKRAVLAWCFFDWANSAFPTVVQTFLFSAYFTSHVAADPASGTAAWGQATGIAALAIALLSPPLGAVADVGGRRKPWLAALTLLTVLATAALWFVRPDPAFALLGLVAMALGTVGFELGTVFYNAMLPGLVAPARIGRISGWAWGLGYAGGLVCLAVALLGFVLPAQPLFGLDKASAEHVRAAMLLTALWFALFSLPLFLLVPDRAATGRGLAGAVGDGLAQLLRTFRDLRRHANIARFLLAKMIYIDGLNTLFAFGGIYAAGQFGMSLEQVLIFGIALNVTAGLGAAGFAWVDDWVGAKPTILISLVATTLLGVAILLTDDVAWFWGLALGIGIFLGPTQAASRSMMARLAPPALATEFFGLYALAGKATAFFGPWALAAATAAFDSQRAGMATIPPFLVLGFLLLLWVREPKRAA; encoded by the coding sequence TTGGCCGCATCTCCGCTCGACGCGGCGGCATCCGGACCGCAGGCGATAGTGTCGGAGGCCGGTGCCGGCGGTGCGCGCATGCCGAAGCGCGCGGTCCTGGCCTGGTGCTTCTTCGACTGGGCCAATTCCGCCTTCCCGACGGTGGTGCAGACCTTCCTCTTCAGCGCCTATTTCACCAGTCATGTCGCGGCCGATCCGGCCTCCGGCACGGCGGCCTGGGGACAGGCCACGGGGATCGCGGCGCTGGCCATCGCGCTGCTCAGCCCGCCCTTGGGCGCCGTCGCCGATGTCGGCGGCCGGCGCAAGCCCTGGCTGGCGGCGCTCACGCTCCTGACCGTGCTGGCGACGGCGGCGCTCTGGTTCGTCCGCCCCGATCCCGCCTTCGCGCTGCTGGGGCTGGTGGCGATGGCGTTGGGCACGGTGGGTTTCGAGCTCGGCACCGTCTTCTACAACGCCATGCTGCCGGGCCTGGTGGCGCCGGCGCGCATCGGGCGCATTTCCGGCTGGGCCTGGGGGCTGGGCTATGCCGGCGGGCTGGTCTGCCTCGCCGTGGCGCTGCTGGGTTTCGTGCTGCCGGCCCAGCCGCTCTTCGGGCTCGACAAGGCCAGCGCCGAGCATGTGCGCGCCGCCATGCTGCTGACGGCGCTCTGGTTCGCGCTCTTCTCGCTGCCGCTGTTCCTGCTGGTGCCGGACCGCGCGGCCACAGGGCGCGGCCTTGCCGGTGCGGTCGGCGACGGGCTGGCGCAGCTCCTGCGCACCTTCCGCGATCTGCGCCGCCACGCCAACATCGCGCGCTTCCTCCTGGCCAAGATGATCTATATCGACGGGCTCAACACGCTCTTCGCCTTCGGCGGCATCTATGCGGCGGGCCAGTTCGGCATGAGCCTGGAGCAGGTGCTGATCTTCGGCATCGCGCTCAATGTCACGGCGGGGCTGGGGGCGGCCGGCTTCGCCTGGGTCGACGACTGGGTCGGCGCCAAGCCCACGATCCTGATCTCGCTCGTCGCCACGACGCTTCTGGGGGTGGCGATCTTGCTGACCGACGATGTGGCCTGGTTCTGGGGGCTGGCGCTCGGGATCGGCATCTTCCTGGGCCCCACCCAGGCCGCCAGCCGCTCGATGATGGCGCGCCTGGCGCCACCGGCGCTCGCGACCGAGTTCTTCGGCCTCTATGCGCTGGCCGGCAAGGCCACGGCCTTCTTCGGCCCCTGGGCGCTGGCCGCCGCCACCGCGGCCTTCGACAGCCAGCGCGCCGGCATGGCCACCATCCCGCCCTTCCTGGTGCTCGGATTCCTGCTGCTGCTGTGGGTCCGGGAACCGAAGCGGGCCGCCTGA
- a CDS encoding NAD-glutamate dehydrogenase, which translates to MRTKAEQAKADLIERIAQTVAQRLDRKRVADVDRFVRLFYANVPPDDILEDSPENLFSAAMTLWNFGLQRAPGSAKVRVYNPRLDEHGWRSPHTVVEIVNDDMPFLVDSVTAELNRRELTVHLVIHPVLRVKRDAKGQLVATGEPSAPAESYMQIRISEQSAPELLEQLKQGLESVLAEVRAAVRDWAPMRQRIAEIATELGKAKLPLPRDEIAEARDFLNWVAEDHFTFLGYREYDFSGEGDNATLTVKTGSGLGILSDDSYSVFDRQKNFERMPAEVRAFMRQPQLLAIMKSNKRSTVHRPVHMDTIGIKRFDADGNPSGEQLFIGLFTSITYNKSPREIPLLRRKVERVIARAGFDPNSHDGKALLHILESHPRDELFQASDDELFETALGILHLQERQRVALFLRKDPFERFVSCLIYVPRDRFSTDLRLRMQEIVAKAFNGRISAFYTQMTDAALSRLQLIVGTTPGAVPDVDQGELEVKLVEAGRSWADNLQEALIEARGEEQGLLLLRRYAAAFPSGYRDRFDAHAAALDIGQIEKTIESGRLTMNLYRPVEAPPSELRFKIYNAGEQIPLSDVLPMLEHMGLKVISEAPHLVRPLDRPRPIWIHDFLMCTADGGEIDIGAVKDNFQKAFERAWRGKVEDDGFNRLILLAGLTWREVVILRAYCKYLRQIQVAFSQSYMEETLARNAGIAGLLVKLFKALFDPALRAEAEARAEAIKTEIERALDQVANLDEDRILRRFLNLVLVTLRTNYFQMLSDGDTKTYLSFKLDSRQIEELPLPRPLVEIWVYAPRVEAVHLRGGKVARGGIRWSDRREDFRTEVLGLMKAQMVKNAVIVPVGSKGGFVVKKVPAGATRDQVQAEVIECYKTMMRGLLDLTDNLGAGGLVPPPNLVRRDGDDPYLVVAADKGTATFSDIANSVSLEYGFWLGDAFASGGSAGYDHKKMAITARGAWESVKRHFRELGVDVQSRDFSVIGVGDMSGDVFGNGMLQSPHIRLVGAFNHLHIFVDPSPDAGRSFAERKRLFDLPRSSWSDYDPKLISEGGGVFDRKAKRIAVTPQMKAVFGLASDSISPNDLIRAMLKTPVDLLWLGGIGTYVKAAAETHVDVGDRANDAVRVDAEELRAKVAGEGANLGFTQRGRIAYALKGGRINTDAVDNSAGVDCSDHEVNIKILLNGAVAAGDLTLKQRDKLLAQMTDDVAALVLRDNYLQTQALTLAETQGWFRLDQQGRFMRTLERAGKLDRAIEFLPDDETLATRLAQRHGLTRPELAVLMAYAKMSLYDELLPSDLPDDPQLLDDVRRYFPKLLQERFAEQIAQHQLRREIIVTVVTNSLVNRAGITFIHVMKEKTGQTASDIARAYAVTRAVFDLRAIWSEIESLDNKVPAKLQALMADATVRLAEAGTLWFLRNGKLPLDIAAHIEAHRGDIAKLGERLEDYLTETDREAFAKRVGALTAEAVPEPLARKVARLDLLAPGLDIVRIAQRSGKSLERVARTFYAVGVRFHLNWLRSATGGVNLDTHWDRMAVAAVLDDLYSHQRVLTERMLAANGAGDGLAESETIEQWAQARGPAVHRIEMLFADLRQQGGLDLAKLAVANRELRSLLGG; encoded by the coding sequence ATGCGGACCAAGGCCGAGCAGGCGAAAGCCGATCTGATCGAGCGCATCGCCCAGACGGTGGCCCAGCGGCTCGATCGCAAGCGCGTCGCGGATGTGGACCGGTTCGTGCGGCTGTTCTACGCGAACGTGCCGCCCGACGACATTCTCGAGGACAGCCCCGAGAACCTGTTCTCGGCGGCCATGACCTTGTGGAATTTCGGCCTGCAGCGCGCGCCCGGCAGCGCCAAGGTCCGGGTCTACAACCCGCGTCTCGACGAGCATGGCTGGCGCTCGCCCCACACCGTGGTCGAGATCGTCAATGACGACATGCCGTTCCTCGTGGACTCCGTCACGGCCGAGCTCAACCGGCGCGAGCTCACGGTCCATCTCGTCATCCACCCGGTCCTGCGGGTGAAGCGCGACGCCAAGGGGCAGCTCGTCGCCACCGGCGAACCTTCGGCGCCCGCCGAATCCTACATGCAGATCCGCATCTCCGAGCAGAGCGCGCCCGAGCTGCTCGAGCAGCTCAAGCAGGGCCTGGAATCGGTCCTGGCCGAGGTGCGCGCCGCGGTGCGCGACTGGGCGCCGATGCGCCAGCGGATCGCGGAGATCGCGACGGAGCTCGGCAAGGCGAAGCTGCCCCTGCCGCGGGACGAGATCGCCGAGGCGCGCGATTTCCTCAACTGGGTCGCCGAGGATCATTTCACCTTCCTGGGCTATCGCGAGTACGACTTCTCCGGCGAGGGCGACAACGCGACCCTGACCGTCAAGACGGGCAGCGGGCTCGGCATCCTCAGCGACGACAGCTATTCGGTGTTCGACCGGCAGAAGAACTTCGAGCGCATGCCGGCCGAGGTGCGCGCCTTCATGCGCCAGCCGCAGCTCCTGGCGATCATGAAGTCGAACAAGCGCTCCACCGTGCACCGCCCGGTGCATATGGACACGATCGGCATCAAGCGCTTCGACGCCGACGGCAATCCCTCGGGCGAACAGCTCTTCATCGGCCTCTTCACCTCGATCACCTACAACAAGAGCCCGCGGGAGATCCCGCTCCTGCGGCGCAAGGTCGAGCGGGTCATCGCGCGCGCCGGCTTCGATCCCAACAGCCATGACGGCAAGGCGCTGCTCCATATCCTCGAAAGCCATCCGCGCGACGAGCTGTTCCAGGCCAGCGACGACGAGCTGTTCGAGACGGCCCTCGGCATCCTGCATCTGCAGGAGCGCCAGCGCGTGGCGCTCTTCCTGCGCAAGGACCCGTTCGAGCGCTTCGTCTCCTGCCTGATCTATGTGCCGCGCGACCGCTTCAGCACGGACCTGCGCCTGCGCATGCAGGAGATTGTGGCCAAGGCCTTCAACGGCCGCATCTCTGCCTTCTATACCCAGATGACCGACGCGGCCCTCAGCCGCCTCCAGCTCATCGTCGGCACCACGCCCGGCGCCGTGCCCGATGTCGACCAGGGCGAGCTCGAGGTCAAGCTGGTCGAGGCCGGACGTTCCTGGGCCGACAACCTGCAGGAGGCGCTGATCGAGGCCCGGGGCGAGGAGCAGGGGCTCCTGCTGCTGCGACGCTATGCGGCGGCCTTCCCCTCGGGCTATCGCGACCGCTTCGACGCCCATGCGGCCGCCCTCGATATCGGCCAGATCGAGAAGACGATCGAAAGCGGCCGGCTCACCATGAACCTCTACCGTCCGGTCGAGGCGCCGCCGTCCGAGCTCAGGTTCAAGATCTACAATGCCGGCGAGCAGATTCCGCTCTCGGACGTGCTCCCCATGCTGGAGCATATGGGCCTGAAGGTGATCTCGGAGGCGCCGCATCTGGTCCGGCCGCTGGACCGGCCGCGGCCGATCTGGATCCACGATTTCCTGATGTGCACCGCCGATGGCGGCGAGATCGACATCGGCGCGGTGAAGGACAATTTCCAGAAGGCCTTCGAGCGCGCCTGGCGCGGCAAGGTCGAGGATGACGGCTTCAACCGCCTCATTCTCCTCGCCGGCCTCACCTGGCGCGAGGTCGTGATCCTGCGCGCCTACTGCAAATATCTGCGCCAGATCCAGGTCGCCTTCAGCCAGAGCTACATGGAGGAGACGCTGGCGCGCAATGCCGGCATCGCCGGCCTGCTGGTGAAGCTGTTCAAGGCGCTGTTCGACCCGGCGCTCCGCGCCGAGGCCGAGGCCCGTGCCGAGGCGATCAAGACCGAGATCGAGCGCGCGCTCGACCAGGTCGCCAATCTCGACGAGGACCGGATCCTGCGCCGTTTCCTCAACCTGGTGCTGGTGACGCTGCGCACGAACTATTTCCAGATGCTGTCCGACGGCGACACCAAGACCTATCTCTCCTTCAAGCTCGACAGCCGGCAGATCGAGGAACTGCCGCTGCCGCGCCCGCTGGTCGAGATCTGGGTCTATGCGCCGCGCGTCGAGGCGGTGCATTTACGCGGCGGCAAGGTCGCACGCGGCGGCATCCGCTGGTCCGACCGCCGCGAGGATTTCCGCACCGAGGTGCTGGGCCTGATGAAGGCGCAGATGGTCAAGAACGCGGTCATCGTGCCGGTGGGTTCCAAGGGCGGCTTCGTGGTCAAGAAGGTGCCGGCCGGGGCCACCCGCGACCAGGTCCAGGCCGAGGTCATCGAGTGCTACAAGACCATGATGCGCGGCCTGCTCGACCTGACCGACAATCTGGGCGCCGGCGGGCTGGTGCCGCCGCCCAACCTGGTGCGGCGCGACGGCGACGATCCCTATCTCGTGGTCGCGGCCGACAAGGGCACGGCGACCTTCTCCGACATCGCCAACTCGGTTTCGCTCGAGTACGGCTTCTGGCTCGGCGACGCCTTCGCCTCGGGCGGCTCGGCCGGCTACGACCACAAGAAGATGGCCATCACCGCGCGCGGCGCCTGGGAATCGGTCAAGCGCCATTTCCGGGAACTGGGCGTGGACGTGCAGAGCAGGGATTTCAGCGTGATCGGCGTCGGCGACATGTCGGGCGACGTGTTCGGCAACGGCATGCTGCAGTCGCCGCATATCCGCCTCGTCGGTGCCTTCAACCATCTGCATATCTTCGTCGACCCCTCGCCCGATGCGGGCCGGAGCTTCGCCGAGCGCAAGCGGTTGTTCGACCTGCCGCGCTCGAGCTGGAGCGATTACGACCCGAAGCTCATCTCCGAAGGCGGCGGCGTCTTCGACCGCAAGGCCAAGCGCATCGCCGTCACGCCGCAGATGAAGGCGGTCTTCGGCCTTGCTTCGGACAGCATCTCGCCCAACGACCTCATCCGCGCGATGCTGAAGACGCCGGTCGACCTGCTCTGGCTGGGCGGCATCGGCACCTATGTGAAGGCGGCCGCCGAGACCCATGTCGACGTCGGCGACCGCGCCAACGACGCGGTGCGCGTCGATGCCGAGGAGCTGCGCGCCAAGGTGGCGGGCGAGGGCGCCAATCTGGGCTTCACCCAGCGCGGCCGCATCGCCTATGCCTTGAAGGGCGGCCGGATCAATACCGACGCGGTCGACAACTCGGCCGGCGTCGACTGCTCGGACCACGAGGTCAATATCAAGATCCTGCTCAACGGCGCGGTCGCGGCGGGCGATCTCACCTTGAAGCAGCGCGACAAGCTCCTGGCGCAGATGACCGACGATGTCGCGGCCCTCGTGCTGCGCGACAATTACCTCCAGACCCAGGCGCTCACGCTCGCCGAAACGCAAGGCTGGTTCCGCCTCGACCAGCAGGGCCGCTTCATGCGGACGCTGGAGCGCGCGGGCAAGCTCGACCGGGCGATCGAGTTCCTCCCCGACGACGAGACGCTGGCCACGCGCCTCGCGCAGCGTCACGGCCTGACCCGGCCGGAGCTCGCCGTGCTGATGGCCTATGCCAAGATGTCGCTCTATGACGAGCTCCTGCCGTCGGACCTGCCGGACGACCCGCAGCTCCTGGACGATGTCCGGCGCTATTTCCCCAAGCTGCTGCAGGAGCGCTTCGCCGAGCAGATCGCCCAGCATCAGCTGCGCCGCGAGATCATCGTCACGGTCGTGACCAACAGCCTGGTCAACCGGGCGGGCATCACCTTCATCCATGTGATGAAGGAGAAGACCGGCCAGACCGCGTCCGACATCGCGCGCGCCTATGCCGTCACCAGGGCGGTGTTCGATCTGCGCGCGATCTGGAGCGAGATCGAATCGCTCGACAACAAGGTGCCGGCGAAGCTCCAGGCCCTGATGGCGGACGCGACGGTGCGGCTCGCCGAGGCGGGCACGCTCTGGTTCCTGCGCAACGGCAAGCTGCCGCTCGACATCGCGGCCCATATCGAGGCGCATCGTGGCGACATCGCCAAGCTCGGCGAGAGGCTCGAGGACTACCTGACCGAGACCGACCGCGAGGCCTTCGCCAAGCGCGTGGGCGCGCTCACGGCCGAAGCCGTGCCCGAGCCGCTCGCCCGCAAGGTGGCGCGGCTCGACCTCCTGGCGCCCGGGCTCGATATCGTGCGCATCGCCCAGCGCAGCGGCAAATCGCTCGAGCGCGTGGCGCGCACCTTCTACGCGGTGGGCGTGCGCTTCCACCTGAACTGGCTGCGCAGCGCCACGGGCGGCGTCAATCTCGACACCCACTGGGATCGCATGGCGGTCGCGGCCGTGCTCGACGATCTCTATTCGCACCAGCGCGTCCTGACCGAGCGGATGCTCGCCGCGAACGGGGCGGGCGACGGGCTGGCGGAATCCGAGACGATCGAGCAATGGGCCCAGGCGCGCGGACCCGCAGTGCATCGCATCGAGATGCTGTTCGCGGATCTGCGCCAGCAGGGCGGCCTCGATCTCGCCAAGCTCGCCGTCGCCAACCGCGAGCTGCGCTCGCTGCTCGGCGGCTGA
- the hspQ gene encoding heat shock protein HspQ produces MSAKLSKFTIGQIVRHRIFPFRGVIFDVDPEFANTEEWYEAIPAEIRPRKDQPFYHLLAENAQTTYVAYVSEQNLLPDEENGPIRHPMVAEMFDGIVAGRYQLKSARAN; encoded by the coding sequence ATGTCGGCCAAGCTCAGCAAGTTCACCATCGGCCAGATCGTGCGCCACCGGATCTTTCCGTTCCGCGGCGTCATCTTCGACGTGGATCCCGAATTCGCCAACACCGAGGAATGGTACGAGGCGATCCCGGCCGAGATCCGGCCGCGCAAGGATCAGCCTTTCTATCATCTGCTCGCCGAGAACGCCCAAACCACCTATGTGGCCTATGTCTCGGAGCAGAATCTGTTGCCGGACGAGGAGAACGGTCCGATCCGCCATCCGATGGTGGCCGAGATGTTCGACGGCATCGTGGCCGGACGCTATCAGCTCAAATCGGCGCGGGCGAACTGA
- a CDS encoding class I adenylate-forming enzyme family protein, with protein MTNAAFYLEATALRSPEATAVIFRDRPYRYDRIYRWSCQVAAGLTAQGYGPGDRIALCCNNRPSFLVAYFGILMTGATVVNLLWTSTEQDFAFMLEDSEVDAFFCFDKYGEDDVATRAVAAARRLPRVKDIWILPDDPEGASPMKGLPSMADLMRGRPERFTIRHVDREDPALVVYTSGSTGKQKGLEISAGAVAEVINLTIPLFEIDHCRVRLSIFTMECMMSQLFLVLQPVFLGQSVVYLECENPNTLIDARNPGVVWQNILDHGATFIVAVPSFYRWLLDHADGVKKEQVPLKLCISGGAALPAAWEKEFRERLGVQLRAGYGASETCAALAWSWPSGGQREGYTGKILPGIEARIVDDNDNDLALTDRGHLLVRSPAMMTRYINRPDLTATTMKDGWYHTRDIATFSEDGYLKIIGRMDSRITRGNEHIVPEVVESLLQRHPAVSLAAVVAVPHPTYGQDGKAFVTLKQKQAIDAQALLEWLRGELPIGQAPGQIEIRDALPMTNTGKIARHMLS; from the coding sequence ATGACGAATGCTGCGTTCTACCTTGAGGCCACAGCCCTGCGTTCGCCCGAGGCGACGGCGGTCATCTTCCGCGACCGCCCCTATCGCTACGACCGGATCTATCGCTGGTCCTGCCAGGTCGCGGCCGGGTTGACGGCCCAGGGCTACGGGCCCGGCGACCGCATCGCGCTCTGCTGCAACAACCGCCCCTCCTTCCTCGTCGCCTATTTCGGCATCCTGATGACGGGCGCCACGGTGGTGAACCTGCTCTGGACTTCGACCGAGCAGGATTTCGCCTTCATGCTCGAGGATTCCGAGGTCGACGCCTTCTTCTGCTTCGACAAATACGGCGAGGACGACGTCGCCACCCGTGCCGTCGCGGCCGCCCGCCGCCTGCCGCGCGTGAAGGACATCTGGATCCTGCCGGATGATCCCGAGGGCGCTTCGCCGATGAAGGGCCTGCCCTCGATGGCCGACCTGATGCGCGGCCGGCCCGAGCGCTTCACCATCCGCCATGTCGATCGCGAGGATCCGGCGCTCGTCGTCTATACCTCCGGCTCGACCGGCAAGCAGAAGGGGCTGGAGATCTCGGCCGGCGCCGTCGCCGAGGTGATCAACCTCACCATCCCGCTGTTCGAGATCGATCACTGCCGCGTCAGGCTCTCCATCTTCACGATGGAATGCATGATGTCGCAGCTCTTCCTGGTGCTGCAGCCGGTATTCCTCGGCCAGAGCGTCGTCTATCTCGAATGCGAGAATCCCAACACGCTGATCGACGCCAGGAACCCGGGCGTGGTCTGGCAGAACATCCTCGACCATGGCGCCACCTTCATCGTCGCGGTGCCGAGCTTCTATCGCTGGCTGCTGGACCATGCCGACGGCGTGAAGAAGGAGCAGGTGCCGCTCAAGCTCTGCATCAGCGGCGGAGCGGCGCTGCCGGCGGCCTGGGAGAAGGAGTTCCGCGAACGGCTCGGCGTCCAGCTCCGGGCAGGCTACGGCGCCTCGGAGACCTGCGCCGCGCTTGCCTGGTCCTGGCCCAGCGGCGGCCAGCGCGAGGGCTATACCGGCAAGATCCTGCCGGGCATCGAGGCGCGCATCGTCGACGACAACGACAACGACCTGGCGCTCACCGACCGCGGCCATCTCCTGGTGCGCTCGCCCGCCATGATGACGCGCTATATCAACCGGCCGGACCTCACCGCCACCACGATGAAGGACGGCTGGTATCACACCCGCGACATCGCCACCTTCAGCGAGGACGGCTACCTCAAGATCATCGGCCGGATGGACAGCCGCATCACGCGCGGCAACGAGCATATCGTCCCTGAGGTGGTGGAAAGCCTGCTGCAGCGCCATCCGGCGGTCTCGCTGGCCGCGGTGGTGGCCGTGCCCCATCCGACCTACGGCCAGGACGGCAAGGCCTTCGTCACCTTGAAGCAGAAACAGGCGATCGACGCGCAGGCCCTGCTCGAATGGCTGCGCGGCGAGCTGCCGATCGGCCAGGCGCCGGGACAGATCGAGATACGCGACGCCTTGCCGATGACCAACACCGGCAAGATCGCGCGGCATATGCTCAGCTGA
- a CDS encoding MFS transporter: MSGESVTALPAQLLRPGERRVSLIAILASAFASTLTFAMSTPLLSVRLAAEGHSGSTIGFNTAIEAAAILFFTLATPTLARRLGVANALYLGVAIMTAAIALLPVWNSLEGWFVLRFVMGAGIAIHWVIGEVWLNTVADHATRGRVVGLYVTTMSAAYCLGFPVLMITGTEGLLPFYLITGTVAASALPLIFARRLIPSLPVEPAAHYGALLRRQPTLMAAAVLNGVLINSVLAFFPVFADRMSVGERAGFGMLFAVALGNVLLQLPIGVLADRNDGRDGRKLLILLATLSAGGFLLLPLALSSLAVWPLLTIWGGSFGGLYTVGLAMVGRRFGSGDLAAANALFAFTYETGTLVGPILVGTSLDLWNPYGFLAAGGSACLLFLLIALTRRV; this comes from the coding sequence TTGAGCGGCGAGAGCGTGACCGCGTTGCCGGCTCAGCTGCTCCGTCCGGGCGAGCGTCGGGTCAGCCTGATCGCGATCCTCGCCAGCGCCTTCGCCTCCACCCTCACCTTCGCCATGTCGACGCCGCTCCTCTCCGTGCGGCTGGCGGCGGAAGGGCATAGCGGCAGCACGATCGGCTTCAACACCGCCATCGAGGCGGCGGCGATCCTGTTCTTCACCCTCGCCACCCCGACCCTGGCGCGGCGCCTGGGCGTCGCCAACGCGCTCTATCTGGGTGTCGCGATCATGACGGCGGCGATCGCGCTCCTGCCGGTCTGGAACAGCCTCGAGGGCTGGTTCGTGCTGCGTTTCGTCATGGGCGCGGGCATCGCGATCCACTGGGTGATCGGCGAGGTCTGGCTCAACACCGTGGCCGACCACGCCACCCGCGGCCGCGTGGTCGGGCTCTATGTCACCACCATGTCGGCGGCCTACTGCCTGGGTTTCCCCGTGCTGATGATTACCGGCACGGAAGGGTTGCTGCCCTTCTACCTGATCACCGGCACGGTCGCCGCGTCGGCCCTGCCGCTGATCTTCGCGCGCCGCCTGATCCCCTCCCTGCCCGTCGAGCCGGCCGCGCATTACGGGGCGCTGCTCCGCCGCCAGCCGACCCTGATGGCCGCGGCGGTGCTGAACGGCGTGCTGATCAACTCGGTCCTGGCCTTCTTCCCGGTCTTTGCCGACCGCATGAGCGTGGGCGAGCGCGCCGGCTTCGGCATGCTGTTCGCCGTGGCGCTGGGCAATGTGCTGCTGCAGCTGCCGATCGGCGTGCTCGCCGACCGGAACGACGGGCGCGACGGCCGCAAGCTCCTGATCCTGCTGGCCACGCTGAGCGCCGGGGGATTCCTGCTGCTGCCGCTCGCCCTGAGCAGCCTCGCCGTCTGGCCGCTGCTGACGATCTGGGGCGGCTCCTTCGGCGGGCTCTATACGGTGGGGCTCGCCATGGTGGGGCGGCGCTTCGGATCCGGCGACCTGGCCGCGGCCAACGCTCTCTTCGCCTTCACCTACGAAACCGGGACGCTGGTGGGACCGATCCTGGTCGGGACCAGCCTCGACCTGTGGAATCCGTATGGCTTCCTCGCGGCCGGCGGGAGCGCCTGCCTGCTTTTCCTCCTGATCGCGCTGACCCGCCGGGTCTAG